The window TTAACCCAGtctatatacaaattttttcctTTGTAGATAATATATGGTGGCAATACATGCCCACTAGCAGAGCATGAACAATTGATAGTAATTTGCTCCCGGCCTAATCCATCAATGCTTTATGACACTCGAGAAGCACCTCGTTTTGCTAATACAATTTGCTCCTTTGGGTCAGTTATGAACCCTGATTCAATATTTGACTAGGAAGtcaaattattaatttctgcattttttaaagtttttttgactaGATCAAACCAAATTTTGATGGTCTCAAGATTTTCAGCATGGCATTAAGACCTacaggggggggggggcattaagacttgttttaaaataaaagttttacactctaagtaaacaaataaataaaattttttgaaacaagtaTCTCAAATAAGTCTTACCTTtgcttgaaaaacaaaaaaaaattgtgtgcaaGCTAATTTTAAAGGTATATGTTTAAAATGTCAAAACCTTGATTGAACGGCTCAATAACTCaatgttttttactaaagaaaatgacatttaaattattatttttatgtctaaatattacttaagtaaaatgtgtaactttaaaaaagaacttactAAACTTGGATAGTACTTTActttcaagaaaaagaaaagcaaacTACTTGGTAtagactttttaattaaaaactgagGAGCACCGATATCggaaaagtttttcataaacttcgaacaaaattaaaaactgccaTAAAAAACGTCGGTATGGAAGACCAAatgaataatgttaaaaaattagttgttagtccaagaaatgttttaaactactCTCTCACGTAGTAAGTAAATGTATATCATGAAAAACttagtaaattattatttacacaaTAGCATAAAGGAATTTAGCTTTAGCTCTGCTCAAATAGATCTTATTACCCCTCTGATCTTATTACCCCGTCTTaccctctatatatatatatatatatatatatatatatatatatatatatatatatatatatatatatatatatatatatatatatatatatatatatatatatatatatatatatatatatatatatatatatttatatatatatatatagagagagagagagagattcgTAACCACCGGGGGGCCGGGGGCCAGGGGGCCATGGCCTccgcaaaaaaattttaaaattataattattagggAAAAACATATAGATCtacgtaaaatatttttaacaaatattttatcccCTCCCTTGTTTGACgagataaagttaaaattaactACATATTtactactaaaagtttcatgtcttagcaatcatcaggtaaaaaaaattatcaataaatatattattttttccgttaaaaattttatacaattatttttactttatttcgtcaaacaaacatataagtctctgataaaataattttcttcacAACGTACAGTGTTTCGTTTTATACAAGCTAGGTGGACAAAAGTCAGTTCAAGAAATCgactaatttataatattttcacaATTACAGTCCCGCATTGGTAATAATTTGCagtgttaattataaaaaacattctagAGCAATTAgtaataagcaattaaaaagacttattgttaatttttcaacttatacAACTTTATGTATCCACATGTATTCAAGTATCCAACTTTATGTATCcaagctaattttttaaaagtgtaatgCTCAAGTCCTAAGGTGCATAATGATGTAAAATTATTCAGCACATcaatacacattttttaaaaattcaattattttcagATCACGTgcgctttttttcaaaaatgaagtTATTTGAAGTATGGCGGAATCATAATCAAGAAGAAAGAAACTCTCGTttattggattttattttacaaagatTTTGTGTTACTGGTGTAATGTATCTAAAGATTCAGAAAGGTCTTTGcagttaaaaatttcatgtttgGCATCAAAATTCGCAACAAAATGGTCTGCAGCATTAATGATGGTGGAccgttttttaaacaaaaataaatgttggtTAGAGGGAGCAGATGTAGAATTTGAAATAAGTATATATCAGCGACGTCCCTTTTCATCATCTGGAGGATTTCAAGGACGGCCCAAAAAAATCTTTGACGACTCGTCCTTTCAAACCAAAAAGCGGAAAGTTGAAGACTTAGTAAAATCCCAAAGTGCAACTGAGTTGACCTTTTCTGCTGAAGTAGCATGTCGTAGTCGGGGCACAGAAACCAAGCTACTTTAATCAGAAAAAACTTAGaattatcagaaaaaataaaatcaaaaggaACTATATGTGGTGGCAGGCAGTTGAATTGTAACGAGGCATTAGCTTATTATATTGACTCTAAATGTAGAAGTCATTCTTATAAACAGACGCGAAAGTTGTCTTTAAAGGCAGGGCATATTGTATTTCCATTTTATCATAATCTATGCAagacaaaaaagttttgttatctATTAgatgaacatatttttattacaaaaacacGTGCCGAAATTAATCTACAAGCCAGACTTGATAAAACTACTAAACGCCTAATTAAAGCCCAgtgtgaagtttttaaaaattatacttttactaCGCCGTTCACATTAATTAGCGAATGGGGATGTGATGGGAGCTCTGGTCACAGCACGTATAAACAGAGATTTACAAACTCTGATGCTCCTGATGAGTTTCTGCTTGTATTTTCATTTATTCCATTGAGAATGAGTGACGGCCAAGAAATTATTTGGCAAAATCCGCGACCATCATCCACACTTTTTTGCcgaacaaaaaagtttatttttttaaaagaaacaaatgtatTTACTACAACAGAAGCTaaccaagttttaaaaaaagtatcatCTTATTCCAACATCTAGAAGATTTGGCGAATCTCAAATTGCTGATAAACATGACCTAATACTCTCAATGATAGAtggaagaagaaaaaaaagaattacatatGTGATGCAACTCCAAAAAGGATGAACGGTGAACTAAAGGActtagttgttaaaaaagaacatTATGGTTTTGGTCTGTCTGCTTTGCATGTGTGGATTCGCTTTTTTGAGTGCAAGTTACACATTAGCTATCGTTTAGATATAAAATAATGGCAAGCTAGAAGCGATGAAGATAAATCTAGTGTCCAAAAAGGTTCAAAagatatcaaacaaaaatttaaaaaattttacaaaatacttgTACATAGCacttaagttataaaaacatgtCTTCTTCCAATCGGACAGCTATCGGAAGAGTCTCAAGAAGCcgtaattaactttttttattactaaaatttaaaagttcttaaaactttaaaaaaatacttacatataaaacttaaaaataatcaaaaaatgtgtaactaatcaaaatattattaattacattCTTTGGAATCAAATCgcagaacaaaatatttttgtccaCCTAGCTTATATAAAGCGATTCACTGTGTAACGGCAACCTAAGTTGGATATCTATTAAATATACCGTAAAATTGCCTAAGTTTGATCACCGGAACTTCGgtcatataagaaaaaatataaaaaaagcatacaatactcaaaatttacaaactttttttttttgaataatatttgtaatcaCTTCGTAaatataaagctataaaaaaattttttaatgtttatttgcaACCTGCAGAAATAATTCTttagcaaaacaacaatttaaaaaaagacactattaaaatgtaaaataagcaaagtattaaaataaatgatcaagtTAAACCAGAGTATTATTAAGGATCACCAAACtgattatatttacaaaaaaaaattattaatttttaaatattaactaccttttttcttaaaaactagtgaaattttgaaatactcTAACTTCGGTCATTCATAGATAAACAACGAAGGAGCAGGAATGTTGTAAAATGTTGATATGTTAAAAATGTGATTTTGTGAATATGAACTTGTTTTGCGATTGCGTAAATTTACAGGTAACTTTACCTGTAAATTTACTAGTaagttttgacatttttataatgaaCACTCGTCatggtattttatttaaataaagaatttgtttataattttaaaattaaccagttttaaaataaggtttacCGGTCAATTTGCAggtaagttttgattttaaaatggtaaaTTTAAACCACTGAATTTGAACTAGTTACAAAAGAGTAATATATATTGCAACGCACTGAAacagttctttttttaagttaatacatCTATGTCATCTATGGATTTACATGAGAAAGCTCGGATGGCTTGTGGTTTGAAGGCTGTGGATAGAGGAATGAGTAAAAGGAAAGCAGCTATAACATTTGGCTTCAAAAGATCAACTTCCATCAACGGTTagcatactaaaaaaaaaaattccaaaaaattatttttttatctttacacaAACTTCTTCGAGCTCATTAAAACAAAGACCTCCTTTCACATGTTGCACTACTGCTGGTGAGCATTTAAAGGTATCAACTTTAGATGCTTTACATGTTGGTCTGCCCAAAGGCTCCGTATCAgagtcaaaactaaatgtttctaaTATATTCATGCGCCTCATGAAAAGTTACAAGATGACTTCTGAAGAAGCGTTGATAGAACttaaaataagcaaataaaaagcaacaacaacagcaaaaaaagcTAGAAAGGTTTTgcgtgaaaaaataaaatatgagacTAATTCAATTAGGACTCAAAAACATTTGGCAAAGGAAGCTGGTTTGCTTAACCGACCAACTATTAAACAATGTAAATGACAACTAGTGGAGGTAATCAAAGTTCCGACTATATCAGAATCCAAAGCTACTTTCATATATCAACACTGTAAAACTGATGGttctttgaattcaaaaaaatgtcaaacttgtgacattttttttggagatttttttGGAGAAAATCACAGCTCAACAACAACTATTGATGTGTTTCGAATTTTGTGACATTTGGTTGTGTGGATCTTGCTGTTCTACTTTGGTCGACGACATGTGCAAGAACTGACAATAAACATACAAAGCTTATTTAAAGTAAACTagtcttttttttgttgaaaaattctttaagcctaattgaaaaatatcctttcaattttattaaccagCGGCGCAGCGAACGTAGCATGTGGATGTCCCAAAAAGTCCTAAAGGTctgttctgtgataagacttCAGGACTTCTTGGGCtcctggaaaaaaaaatgataaagaccaaagtaataaatttttggctaattattaaaaaaaataaaaaataatactatttataattaaaaaagcctttttttttatgtgcttcaTGTTGTTTGTTTTGGCGCcccaaaaaacctttttttagagTCAGGGACAACGCCCTCCTTGGTTACTGGTATGACCTGATGTTATACCAtcattaaacaacaaaacaacatttaaatctTAGTTTTCATTATTCGTGATGTATTATTAGGATTTACAGTGGGTGGCCATTGAAATAGGGCCATTGAGTTTTCTACACATTTTTTGTGAAACTTTATccataatgtaaaaaaaaaataaaggtttactgtaaaaaataattaaaaatttaaagaatagttgtttattatcaaatataaatataaaaacaaacaaattttttttttttaatatataaaaattgtaatgttatcaatattttgtaaatccaCCCTTTGCTGCTATAACAGCTTCTACTCTCCGTGTCAATGCATTTCTGTGCCAATTCTTTTATGTTAGGGTTTTGATGCCAACCTGCAATTAGTTTTTCAATAAGCTGGGTTTTATTTGTCACCAGTTCTTTTGAAGAAACCTCCCGTTTTAATAGCTCCCACAGGTTTTCTAAAGGATTAAGATCCGGGGAATTTCCTGGCCGATCAATCAATGGAATTTTTTTCTCTCCAAGAAACTTTATAATGGATTTTGCCGTATGGCATGGGGCAgaatcttgcataaatataaattcgCCATCTGGAAACCATTCCGAGACTTAAGGAATGAGCTTTTGCTCCAAAACTTCTTTGTATTGGTCTCGCCTCATTGTCCTCTGGACTATGTAAAGCTTTCCCGTAGCCTTACCACATATAACGGACCACACTTGTATTGACAATAGATGTTTTACTGTCTCGATAATGCAGtctgaattaaatttttcaccCACCCTTCGTCGCACAAATGAGGCTTTGTCGTCCAAGATCTGAAACGTGGATTCATCAGAAAAGCACACCtgaaaacaaatgtttcaaaaatgttaGTCTTTCATTATTCTAAAGAAAATCGAGAAATAAAGCAGAAAATGacatgtttaagaaataaatacctTTCTCCAATCATCTGTTGTCATATTGCGGTGTTTTATAGCCCATTTCAGTCTTTTATCTTTCATGGCAGGcgttaattttggttttttccGAGGACGGTAACACTTAAAGCCTAACTCATCTAAGCGTCTCGTGACTGCGCGATCACTAATATTAATTCCAGCATCTTTAATCAATGTTGTGATTATTTTTCTGGGTTTCTTTCTATTCTCCAagcaaatataacttttaatacaaatcgataataaaaagatattaataacAAGGTATATATGTAACACGTACATATATACCacgtatgcaactgattttttatgtgtattacacgtCTAAGAAATAGGTACTCTATGACAAAACTGACTTAAGTCTTCTGCGAGCTTCCTATGACTACAAATAAGTATTTCTTTTTATCAATCTtacacaaattttgtttttatcatatttatacacTAACATTATCTTGAAATGTggtaaattaaattatagtGAAACTCTCCTCCAAAAAATCagcagattatttttatttattgtatttcttattttaattagagTAACATAGAGATATATTTATCGGATTATTTTTACTTACACGTTATTATCTTGTTGTAattggtatttattttattcatgtCTCGGAGTTGTAagcaactatatttttatttacctcgtatattttgaactttatatttatgatttaaatttgtatatctTTACTGCCAATCAGTGATTGGTAACTTGTAATtactttgtagttgtaaaataaaacatgtataaaaaaataataataaataaaaatattcctgATAATTCTCTCACACCTTGGCGTTGTAAGGCGTTTTCCTTTACAATTTTTACGGAGTGTGGATATAGGGTTTtcgccattttttatttttgatgctaTTCTTTGCACAGTCTGCCTAGAAACGCCAATTCTTCTTGAAATTTCTCTTGAGAATAGTTAGTGTTGCTTAAAAGTGacattatttcactttttttaaaaacattcacatcttttttttttacccattgtcagaaactttaaaaaatttaaaagacaaataaacacactacaaaaatatgtaaaagaaaatttaaaaagttgaagtaatgtatatttttggaaaaactaCTTTCAAAGAAGTCTTTCACTtaataaaacacttaaaaaattaaaattttgaaaaatagtcgGTTAAAAATAACGTTTGAAGAAAGATCCTTAACACACACACAACAAGCTTCGGCACTCTACAAATGGTAACTGAACACAATTTCACGGTTTTACTTGTCAAAACATGCAAAATACAGTGTTGCTAACAACAAAATAGTGTTGCCTACacaataatttgtaataatgtcgtaaataattataaaaagttgtgaattttaCGTTTGAAAGGTGAATTAATGCTgacaatataacaaaaaacgtGATGGCCCTAATTCAATGGCCACCCACTGTAATTAGCGACCGAAAGTAAATGTtctcatataaaattaaatattgagtactagtttttatttttcattttttatttgtacaatTTCAATTATCAATGTAATTGCCTgtatgtttgaggaaaaaaaaatagaaaattttttatttatgcgtgataaataaaagttcaaaGCTTGTGACCGAACTTAAGCGATTTTACTCTAAATCGTTGTTTTCGATGTATCATTTTGACCGTTTTCTGACCTCTTTGGAGACAACTACGTTAGTAATCATAGACTTGAAAATAGATCTTTAAATTCCGAAGAccaaataaatgatttatctatcttctaaaaattatatatatatacatatatatatatatatatatatatatatatatatatatatatatatatatatatatatatatatatatatatatatatatatatatatatatatatacatatatatatatatatatgtatatatatatatatatatatatatatatatatatatatatatatatatatatatatatatatatatatatatatatatatatatataatggttatatttattatatataatgtatactatattatagtaatatataacatatatataataataacatatatatataatatatactgtatatatatgtatatatatatatatatatatatatatatatatataatatatatatatatatatatatatatatatatatgtatatgtgtatgtatatatatatatattattattattattattattattattattattattgttattattgctattattattattattattattactattattattattattactattattattattattattattattattattattattattattattattattatcattattaaaccTTTAATAgtgtgtttattatttatttataaaattttcaaaaattgtggCTATTAGTTTCAACATGtcttaaatttatactttcattatttattttttttttaaactttatgttaataaattttatatcaggTTCAGAAACAAGTATCAGAATATTTTAGATCCATGCAGACATAAATATGCAGTATAAATGCACGTACaaacaaacacacacaaaatagtttttataataataaataaataaagcgaGTTATATTCATGTTAATACATAAATTAAACatcaatttgtttttgttgcttgAAATATCGAGTCAGTAAAACTAcactattgttaaaatatattatatttaagccaaaggcattttttcttttatttagttttttagtttaattgaaatttaaaaacaaatttaatgattggcttaaatatgatttttttttaaagtttgttaaaaaatatattgaaaaatttgcttgtataaaaaataactttctgtTTGCATGATTGGATGAAAGTATGAAATTATATGTCTTATGAGTATGTTTTATGTGTTTATTATTAGTCTTGAGTCATCTAATAAAagcttactttttatttttcattttgtgtacatttttcttttttttatttgtataattatctttttttttcaaaataataaaattattttgattatttattatttttttattttatttaaatattttattgcaatgactgcaaagtttataaagttttgcaaaattatatatattttttaatatatcaaagatttatatagaaaatgtcACAACAACGAAGCAgtcttttgagtttttttatttacaacactGACTATGGGAACCGTGAAGGTTATGAAGAAGAGaagattttactttatattCCTCAAGAAGATTCTTTAGATCGAAAAGTTAAAACAGTAGGACTGTGTCAAGCTTTATCTCAgtttgttatgatttttaatCCCAGTCACAGTTGTGAAATCATGGTTAcacaaaaaatgaaacaatattttttaaatccagaaaaaaacttttggatTGTACTTACCCTTAGTATCccatttgttgaaaaaatgaacaaagataaaataatttgtgaGTATTTACAAGATGAAGTGCAAGATTCATTAGGAAAAGCATCATTGCAGCTAGCTTATGacatgtttgttttatttaatggtacgttaacttttatattaaacacTGTTGGATTAGAATTGCTCAAAGAAAGATTAGAGTACTTTTATACAAGATACCTTCAGACATTAAACTTTGGTCAGTTGGATATATTAGATGTTTATCAAGGAATTACTTATTTACCACTCAATAAAAATGACTTCCTTAAAGTTAATTGTTTTAGCAATTTAGTTGAAGCAACTTTTAAATCAGTCAGGCATGTTTGTCTTTTATACGATGATCAATTAATATGGACAACTTTGAATTGTAATAACCTTAAAATTCTGTATAAATACTTGACTTCAAGTTTGCTGCAACCCTCAGCTGAAGATGAGACTATTAAAAAGTTGTCTCCTAACACATCCCTTAAAAGTTCACCAAATGGTTTTCATCCTAATTCCACAAATAACTACAATGTATCTAATTCAGGTAGGTTTGTGACTGGTTTTGTTGAGATTGCTTCTTTAGACTCTGGATCACCAAAGCGTGCTCCAAGAGTATTTGTAGATGTTAATGGTTTGTCCTGTGAGCTTAACTTGATAGTTTATAAAGCCTGCAATCTTGTGTTTTGTTTAATAGTTGATTTACAATCATTAAATTCTGAACTATGtacaaaaattcataaaatgaTTGGCCCCCAACTTTCTagtttatcaaatgttttttcaGAGCAAGTATCAAAACGTTCTTCTACTCCATTGGAGCAacaatttacttttgtttattttaattcaatgaACTTAGCAATTAAGTCTAGTATCTATACACATAAATCTCTGTCTAATGTAAGTAATGTTTCTCCAGATGTTATGCAAATGTTAATAGATTTACATGAGGATTTTGATTCACTTAAAAGAGATGGAGAAATTATTGCAAAGTATACATCTGATTGGTGGATTGTTGGTAAAAGATCGAAATTTCGTGAGTTTTTTGTTGtacttaataaaaagaatgcAACAATAGTTGAAATTAATGAAGAAGTTAGCCAGCTAATTAGTAGTAATTTtagcaatatatatttatagatgtataaaaatattttaatgtttcaaaataaagtttgtttattgtttttacatgtttttttatttttcttacagcaccaaaaatatataattttcttttttaaaaatttgtaattatttgtaATAGAATATACAATAAAGTATGTTGATACCAAGTatgttgttttaatttcttcaaaatttgttataaatgtgATATAAGCAGTTAACCCTTTTATAGAACCTACTTTGATATAAAAGTAATGTTGTGGGCAGGACTTTTTTTAAGATCTTTACCTGTTTGACTGTAAGTTGACACTATAGTCAAGTAAACTACTCGTTTTTTTTCTCAGTATTACTTATGTCACTCAGGCTTgtgcattttatataatttatcacgCTAAGGTTAATAAGgctaacaaaaatttttataaaatttattatttttaagtattataagCTTTATAaattgctaatttatatatatatatatatatatatatatatatatatatatatatatatatatatatacacttatggTACAGACTTAGActtatagtttattgtaaaaCACGACTCTTAAGTTGTTTTTGTgctttaaagttgaaaaaaaaagtagaataattaagaaaactaatcaaattttattgttttataaaaaaccatgaaaatgcaactttttagaatatttttgtttgtttaattcagaatatattttttactgttttattaaattttatattaatatatatatattagattttatttagagATTAGCACAgtggagtgtacatacatcgactggaTATCTTAAATGAATATACAGAGAGTGTATGTACACAACAACTATCTAGGGAGAACTGAAGCCTTACATAGAGGATTTAACAGAGTATTTACTGAAGCCCACTTAGTTCCTTATTCAGTAAGATATCAAATTGCTTAGCTAAGTGCTCAATAcaattttataagtatatatgaaatagttttaaatgtattttaatagagtgctcaatattcTTAAAAGTACAGTTCAATCATAAATTAGTAGAAATCACTTATCAATTTttaagtagtatatatatatatatatatatatatatatatatatatatatatatatatatatatatatatatatatatatatatatatatatatgtatatatatatatatatatatatatatatatatatatatatattaatatatatataaattatataactttttatatatatatatatatttatattaattttttattttgactagtttatataatagtgattattttgattagtattaatgttatttaatgattggttttgaaaagttatgcatttatatttaattataagtggtataaagtgataaattttatcattttaactaatttgaattaaatatttcttataaaaaattgttaacaatttttttttaatttttaatttttttgttttgagatccTGCTGAGTGGTTTTCAACATTGCAAAcagtaggtaaaaaaatttttcatcttGTTGAGTATTAATGTAATTGAAAGTTTTACCTGAGgtttttgaaattaatgttaaaataaaaatttatattgaataatttatatatgaagtaaaattacataaatcataaaaaaatagttttttttatgatttgtacaatttttaaagaaaatgaataattaagaataattgcataattatcaaataacttttttttatattttttatttttagtacaGTTTCTAGAAGCAATCTTCCACATGACCTATTATTgcaaataaactaaattttttgctttttatagattttttttttagttgaaatgtgaaaattcatttaaaatgaagTTGCAGATCATTATGTTCTTTTTCTGTCATTTTCACTTTGTTCATCAAAAAGATGTCACTGATAGCAAAAATAGTGACACTGAAAAATCATTAGGTGAGTTTCTAGTATATTCTAAACATTTTGATTTGTGTTATACACTTTTATGCATACtacatgttttaaaagttttgtattaTCTGGTAGTTgtgttatattaatattagtttatgTTATGTTAgtattaatttatgttatgttGGTATTAATTTATCTTATGTTAgtattaatttatcttttatctattttatctattttttatttaaaatttaatttagagcAAATTGATGACATAGCAAAATCTAAAACAGGaatcagaaaattaaattttggttCAGTAAATATTGAACGCATTGAATGCAGCATTAATATAACTTCTGTAACTCAGCCATGCTCAGCTTTGAGTGTTTTGGAAGATTTATTTCCGAgtttagattttgaaaaactcTCTGGAGGTTTTATGAGCTTTTATTCTATgctaataaacataaaaattgattttgctAAGACTGGACAAATATGTAATTCAAGTGAGGGATCTATTGAAGTAAACATAAATTCAACAGGGCGTCATGTACATatagtagataaaaaatatctacctttaaaaattgtatttctaCAAGTCATATGGGATTTGAGtgtaaaacagttaaaaacagTGGATATTGAATTAAATGgtgtttttttaagcaatacTCTTGGTATAAATTCCAATAATCCTAATTATGAAGGTGTTATCATAGAAATTCAAAAACCAAAAGGCTTGActatatttgaatttaaaactgtaaatttaCCTACCACTGAACTCAACTACCTTCTTAAGGATTTTTACATTGACATAAGTTCAATAACAGTTGGTCTAGCACTGAAAACAAAGTCAGAACTTtctttacaaactttaaaattttataactctACTCTGATTGGCTACATTGAACCTAATATTATGTTTGAATTTCAACTTAGCGGTGTGCATATGGGTTCAAATGCATACATATCTGCAAATCCAGTTTATGTAACCATCCAAAAATATCATGGTGCTCTTGAGCCTACAGTTGCAATTTTTGGAAAGTTTTATAGTGGAGTCATAAATACTTTAACTAAAGTTTCAGTTGTTGAATT is drawn from Hydra vulgaris chromosome 07, alternate assembly HydraT2T_AEP and contains these coding sequences:
- the LOC100209134 gene encoding vacuolar fusion protein CCZ1 homolog, with the translated sequence MSQQRSSLLSFFIYNTDYGNREGYEEEKILLYIPQEDSLDRKVKTVGLCQALSQFVMIFNPSHSCEIMVTQKMKQYFLNPEKNFWIVLTLSIPFVEKMNKDKIICEYLQDEVQDSLGKASLQLAYDMFVLFNGTLTFILNTVGLELLKERLEYFYTRYLQTLNFGQLDILDVYQGITYLPLNKNDFLKVNCFSNLVEATFKSVRHVCLLYDDQLIWTTLNCNNLKILYKYLTSSLLQPSAEDETIKKLSPNTSLKSSPNGFHPNSTNNYNVSNSGRFVTGFVEIASLDSGSPKRAPRVFVDVNGLSCELNLIVYKACNLVFCLIVDLQSLNSELCTKIHKMIGPQLSSLSNVFSEQVSKRSSTPLEQQFTFVYFNSMNLAIKSSIYTHKSLSNVSNVSPDVMQMLIDLHEDFDSLKRDGEIIAKYTSDWWIVGKRSKFREFFVVLNKKNATIVEINEEVSQLISSNFSNIYL